One genomic region from Aminivibrio pyruvatiphilus encodes:
- a CDS encoding cyclase family protein gives MKYYDITRELLSSPVYPGDREPELEKVFDMRKGADFNLCSLSCSLHAGTHCDAFLHFCRDGQDIASMPLDHFIGPCLLLSVPGHSLVTEDDLRDRIPEGTRRLLLKSGGTSFLAPSGAAFLLRRGILTLGTDASSVAPPEDEAGIHIPLLSGGVALIESLWLDEVPDGEYFLSAAPIKIRGAEGAPCRAVLFSPDADTPETS, from the coding sequence ATGAAATACTACGACATCACCCGGGAACTCCTTTCGTCGCCGGTCTACCCCGGAGACCGGGAACCGGAGCTGGAAAAAGTCTTCGACATGCGGAAGGGAGCGGACTTCAACCTCTGCTCCCTTTCCTGCAGTCTTCATGCCGGCACCCACTGCGACGCCTTCCTTCACTTCTGCCGGGACGGGCAGGACATCGCCTCCATGCCCCTCGATCATTTTATCGGGCCATGCCTTCTTCTTTCCGTGCCCGGACACAGCCTCGTCACCGAAGACGACCTCAGGGACCGCATCCCCGAAGGGACCAGGCGGCTGCTGCTGAAATCCGGCGGCACATCCTTCCTCGCCCCGTCGGGGGCAGCCTTTCTGCTCCGCCGGGGAATCCTGACCCTCGGGACGGACGCCTCTTCCGTCGCCCCTCCCGAGGACGAGGCAGGCATTCATATCCCCCTCCTCTCGGGAGGCGTGGCCCTCATCGAATCCCTGTGGCTGGATGAAGTTCCCGACGGGGAATATTTCCTTTCGGCGGCCCCAATCAAGATCAGGGGAGCGGAAGGCGCGCCCTGCCGGGCCGTGCTGTTCAGCCCGGATGCGGATACGCCGGAAACCTCATGA